One genomic window of Candidatus Kuenenia stuttgartiensis includes the following:
- the thrC gene encoding threonine synthase: protein MPYRAWFQCIAGCDEKYKLNEIIYHCKKCGNLLEVVHDLDQLRKHDAKYWKDLLDARYLRTKWPYGSSVWGKKEFVCPQVKNENVVSLYEGGSNLFWAERLGKELGIENIWIKQCGNSHTGSFKDLGMTVLVSMVKQMISEGKKIPAVACASTGDTSAALAAYCAAAGIPSIVFLPKDKVSLAQLIQPIANGALTLSIDTDFDGCMKLVREVCLKNNIYLANSMNSLRIEGQKTISVEIVQQFDWEVPDVIVVPGGNLGNTSAIGKGFLIMEAMGITNKRPRIVCAQAAKANPLYLSYLTGFKEFKPIKAQKTLASAIQIGDPVSYQKAINILKKFDGIVEQATEDELANAAAQADKTGLFSCPHTGVALAVLKKLLEKKKIKAHEKVVVISTAHGLKFTEFKINYHENKLKEVTPRFANLPVSVPPSYEAVKTAILEKFEGFSL from the coding sequence ATGCCATACAGAGCGTGGTTTCAATGCATTGCGGGCTGCGATGAAAAATACAAGCTAAACGAAATTATTTATCATTGCAAAAAATGCGGCAACCTTCTTGAGGTCGTGCATGACCTGGATCAATTGCGTAAGCACGACGCAAAATACTGGAAGGATTTGCTGGATGCACGCTATCTTCGCACGAAATGGCCATATGGCAGTTCTGTCTGGGGAAAGAAGGAATTTGTATGTCCGCAGGTGAAAAATGAAAATGTAGTCTCCTTGTATGAAGGCGGCAGTAACCTTTTCTGGGCTGAAAGGCTGGGAAAGGAACTCGGCATTGAAAATATCTGGATCAAGCAATGCGGAAATTCCCACACGGGATCTTTTAAAGATTTGGGAATGACCGTACTGGTTTCCATGGTAAAACAGATGATTTCAGAAGGGAAAAAAATTCCCGCGGTAGCCTGCGCCTCCACCGGGGATACATCTGCCGCCCTTGCCGCATATTGTGCAGCGGCCGGGATTCCTTCAATTGTATTTCTCCCAAAGGACAAGGTGTCCCTGGCACAGCTTATCCAGCCCATTGCAAACGGCGCCCTTACGCTCTCCATCGATACGGATTTTGACGGCTGCATGAAACTGGTCAGGGAGGTGTGTCTTAAAAACAATATCTATCTTGCCAATTCCATGAATTCTCTGCGCATCGAAGGACAGAAAACTATCAGCGTCGAAATTGTACAACAGTTTGACTGGGAAGTCCCCGATGTAATCGTCGTCCCCGGAGGGAATCTAGGTAACACTTCCGCCATAGGAAAGGGTTTTCTGATTATGGAAGCAATGGGTATTACAAACAAAAGGCCGCGCATTGTATGCGCTCAGGCAGCCAAGGCAAACCCTTTGTATCTTAGTTATTTGACAGGTTTTAAAGAATTTAAGCCAATAAAAGCACAAAAAACACTCGCCAGCGCCATTCAGATAGGGGATCCCGTAAGTTACCAAAAGGCGATCAATATATTGAAAAAGTTTGATGGGATTGTCGAACAGGCAACGGAAGACGAATTGGCAAATGCAGCGGCGCAAGCGGACAAAACGGGACTGTTTAGCTGTCCCCACACAGGCGTTGCGCTTGCCGTTCTGAAAAAATTGCTGGAAAAGAAAAAAATTAAAGCGCATGAAAAGGTCGTGGTTATTTCAACCGCACACGGGTTGAAGTTTACCGAGTTTAAGATAAATTATCACGAAAATAAACTGAAAGAAGTTACACCAAGGTTTGCAAATCTACCTGTATCAGTTCCGCCATCATACGAAGCAGTTAAAACCGCAATTTTAGAAAAATTTGAGGGTTTTTCTTTATAA
- a CDS encoding hemolysin family protein has translation MDWIIIAIMLLFNSLFSCVEMAFASTNVPLMRSMASRGNSAAKIFLHLKSRPERTFAAIQVGITLVGILSAAVGGAEVEKTILPFLQKLLNVSETTAKILGIALFVIPFTFFSVVIGELVPKAIAIRYPEEVSLVSGRFLRIMIKVAMPVIHTLEESTIKLLSLFGIRTTVSDKTVTPELSLESLPPFHKDYILNLFALRFKKVSEIMLPFSKAVTIPVSMNKEDILKVVIACGHTRIPVISEEGELKVFGILHTKEFIAMMDTKSPFSLSNLVREPYFVEVNDPILKILKNLQTYHLQMAIVCKNLKPVGIVTMEDILEEILGEIYDEDDDGIVKKIWSQRVGMRRHK, from the coding sequence ATGGATTGGATTATAATAGCAATAATGCTTTTGTTTAATAGTTTGTTTTCGTGTGTAGAAATGGCATTTGCATCCACCAACGTGCCGCTCATGCGCAGTATGGCGTCCAGGGGGAATAGCGCGGCAAAAATTTTCCTGCACTTAAAAAGCAGGCCGGAAAGGACATTCGCCGCTATTCAGGTAGGCATCACCCTTGTTGGCATACTATCTGCTGCTGTGGGTGGTGCGGAAGTCGAAAAAACGATACTCCCGTTTCTTCAAAAATTACTTAATGTTTCGGAAACAACCGCAAAAATTCTAGGCATTGCCCTCTTTGTTATTCCATTTACCTTTTTTTCCGTTGTTATTGGCGAATTGGTGCCAAAAGCAATTGCAATCCGTTACCCCGAAGAGGTGTCTTTAGTATCGGGACGTTTCCTGAGAATAATGATAAAGGTTGCCATGCCCGTTATTCATACCCTGGAAGAATCGACGATAAAACTCTTATCGCTGTTTGGTATTCGTACAACGGTTTCTGATAAAACCGTGACCCCCGAACTTTCCCTGGAATCATTGCCTCCGTTTCACAAAGACTACATTTTAAACCTATTTGCCTTGAGATTTAAAAAGGTTTCTGAAATAATGCTTCCATTTTCCAAAGCAGTAACCATACCCGTATCAATGAACAAAGAAGACATACTGAAGGTGGTAATTGCCTGCGGCCATACAAGGATTCCTGTTATTTCGGAAGAAGGAGAGTTAAAGGTTTTTGGCATTTTGCACACGAAAGAGTTCATTGCAATGATGGATACAAAAAGCCCTTTTTCATTGTCAAACCTGGTCCGTGAGCCTTATTTTGTAGAGGTAAATGACCCCATTTTGAAGATATTAAAAAATCTTCAGACATATCACCTCCAAATGGCAATAGTTTGTAAAAATTTAAAACCCGTTGGAATCGTAACCATGGAGGATATTCTGGAAGAGATTTTGGGTGAAATTTATGATGAAGACGATGACGGGATAGTAAAAAAAATATGGAGTCAACGTGTTGGCATGCGAAGGCACAAATAA
- a CDS encoding glutamate mutase L: MEQKYPDLNVIIATDCGSTTTKAILIEKNDGVYRQTFRGESPTTVEAPFEDVTRGVLNAFAEVEELSGRKILDGEKIITPASGNVGVDIYVSTSSAGGGLQMMVAGAVKTMTAESAQRAALGAGAIVMDVIASNDKRLPHEKIDRIRHLRPDMILLSGGTDGGTVTHVVELAEYIAAANPRPRLGMSFQLPIVYAGNKDVRQKITEILGEKTSLHITENLRPTLERENLFPARQEIQKLFLEHVMAQAPGYKTLMTWTGAPIMPTPAAVGLIMQTIAKRDNINVVGVDIGGATTDVFSVYGEVFNRTVSANLGMSYSVSNVLAEAGLPNILRWMPFDIEESDLRNRIKNKMIRPTTIPQTLDELKIEQALSREALRLSFDQHKSLAVGLRGVQRERDISEALQQDVSAETIVDMLKLDLLVGSGGVLSHAPRRVQSMLMMIDAFQPEGITRIAVDSIFMMPHLGVLSSINEKAATEVFMKDCLIHLGTCVSLAKSRTGKAGEACLSYKITLPGGKTREESMPFGDLRVIPLDINETAEMEISPSKNYDVGKGRGKAITAHVHGGVIGVVIDTRGRPVVLAKDKASRVEQLKKWTQAIDAYPQ; encoded by the coding sequence ATGGAACAAAAATATCCTGATTTGAATGTTATCATTGCCACAGATTGTGGCAGTACCACTACAAAAGCTATTTTAATTGAGAAAAATGACGGCGTTTACCGGCAAACATTCAGGGGAGAATCACCGACAACCGTGGAAGCCCCTTTTGAAGACGTTACCCGTGGAGTACTCAACGCATTTGCGGAGGTGGAGGAGCTTTCAGGCAGGAAGATTTTAGACGGAGAAAAAATTATAACTCCTGCCAGTGGCAATGTGGGGGTTGATATTTATGTTTCCACAAGCAGCGCAGGCGGGGGATTGCAAATGATGGTTGCGGGGGCAGTCAAGACTATGACAGCAGAAAGCGCCCAAAGAGCGGCATTGGGGGCAGGCGCAATCGTCATGGACGTCATTGCCTCAAATGATAAACGGCTCCCTCATGAAAAAATTGACCGGATAAGACACCTGCGGCCCGATATGATACTCCTTTCCGGAGGTACGGACGGGGGGACGGTTACCCACGTAGTGGAACTGGCAGAATATATCGCGGCAGCGAATCCAAGACCAAGGCTCGGCATGTCATTTCAACTTCCCATTGTGTATGCAGGCAACAAGGACGTTCGTCAAAAAATCACCGAAATACTGGGGGAAAAAACTTCGCTGCATATCACTGAAAACCTGCGTCCCACACTGGAGCGGGAAAATCTTTTCCCTGCACGCCAGGAGATTCAAAAACTCTTTCTTGAACATGTCATGGCGCAAGCGCCAGGCTACAAGACACTGATGACCTGGACAGGCGCCCCGATTATGCCTACCCCGGCGGCAGTCGGCCTCATTATGCAGACGATAGCAAAGAGGGACAATATTAACGTAGTCGGGGTTGATATTGGTGGTGCAACAACTGATGTTTTTTCCGTTTATGGAGAGGTCTTCAACCGTACGGTTAGCGCAAATCTGGGAATGAGCTATAGCGTGTCAAATGTTTTGGCAGAGGCGGGACTTCCGAATATTTTGAGGTGGATGCCTTTTGATATAGAGGAATCTGATTTAAGGAACAGGATTAAGAATAAAATGATCCGCCCTACGACCATACCGCAAACTCTGGATGAACTAAAAATAGAGCAGGCATTGTCTCGTGAAGCGCTCAGGCTTTCCTTTGATCAGCATAAATCATTGGCAGTCGGGTTAAGAGGTGTACAGCGGGAGAGGGATATTTCCGAGGCGTTACAACAGGATGTTTCAGCAGAAACGATTGTTGACATGCTAAAATTAGATCTTCTGGTTGGCAGCGGAGGGGTATTATCCCATGCGCCGCGAAGGGTGCAATCAATGCTTATGATGATTGACGCCTTTCAGCCGGAAGGGATAACGAGGATTGCCGTGGACAGTATTTTCATGATGCCGCATCTCGGAGTCCTTTCCTCAATAAATGAAAAGGCGGCAACGGAGGTATTTATGAAAGATTGCCTGATTCATCTTGGAACCTGCGTTTCTCTTGCAAAAAGCCGCACCGGCAAGGCAGGGGAGGCATGTCTGTCGTATAAAATAACCCTGCCCGGTGGGAAAACAAGGGAAGAATCAATGCCGTTTGGAGATTTGCGCGTGATACCCCTTGATATTAATGAAACTGCGGAAATGGAGATATCCCCGTCGAAGAATTATGATGTAGGCAAGGGAAGGGGAAAGGCTATCACCGCACATGTACATGGCGGGGTTATCGGCGTTGTAATCGATACCCGGGGAAGACCTGTTGTTTTGGCGAAAGATAAAGCCTCGCGGGTAGAGCAATTAAAGAAATGGACGCAAGCCATTGATGCGTATCCGCAATAG
- a CDS encoding MBL fold metallo-hydrolase has translation MMEVIFLGTGTSHGVPMIACNCKVCTSDNPKNKRMRTSVLVCENGCDILIDATPEMRLQCIKNNVTRLDAVLITHIHADHIFGLDDLRRFNIVQRKDIPIYGTPDTLEGIKRIFAYAFDIRAKNDGYVPRFSLNAIDGNVKIGGFSIVPIDAIHGNGLVTGYRFERFAYITDVSEIPDHSLAKLMNLDVLVLGALRYTPHAKHFNIDQALDIVSKVRPQKTYFTHICHDIEHESTNSRLPENVELAYDGLRIKL, from the coding sequence ATGATGGAAGTAATATTCCTGGGCACGGGAACATCGCACGGCGTACCGATGATTGCATGCAACTGCAAGGTGTGTACCTCCGATAATCCAAAGAATAAAAGGATGCGCACGTCAGTTCTTGTTTGTGAAAATGGCTGCGACATCCTTATCGACGCCACGCCGGAAATGAGGCTTCAATGTATAAAGAACAACGTTACCAGGCTGGATGCCGTCCTCATAACCCATATCCATGCAGACCATATTTTCGGGCTGGACGATCTCCGGCGGTTCAATATTGTACAGCGTAAAGACATCCCTATTTATGGCACACCAGATACCCTTGAGGGCATAAAAAGAATTTTCGCCTATGCGTTTGATATCCGGGCAAAAAACGATGGCTATGTACCCCGCTTTTCTCTTAACGCCATTGATGGCAATGTAAAAATAGGCGGTTTTTCCATTGTGCCGATTGACGCTATTCATGGGAATGGCCTCGTTACGGGCTATCGGTTCGAAAGATTCGCTTATATAACGGATGTGAGTGAAATACCCGATCACTCATTGGCAAAATTAATGAATCTCGACGTCCTTGTCCTGGGCGCACTCCGCTACACGCCTCACGCAAAGCATTTCAATATAGACCAGGCGCTGGATATTGTCTCTAAAGTCAGGCCCCAAAAGACCTATTTTACCCACATATGCCATGATATAGAGCATGAGTCAACAAATAGCAGGCTTCCTGAAAACGTGGAACTCGCTTATGATGGATTGCGTATAAAATTGTAA